The nucleotide sequence GGTGTAGCGATCGCCCCCATTTTGTCGCCAGTTTATCCCAGCAGAGGGCCAGAACTCCTTACACTATGGACTGAGGCATAGAGCAAATTCAATGCTCGTGCTGGACGCAGTTTAGGAGAAAAGATTGGTGTTGAGGAAATTTGCACTCTTTTGTTTAGCGGTGGCGGCGATCGTTGGCTTCACCACGCTGAATGCCCAGGCCCAGATCGTCGGCGAGTCCGTCGTTTATGAAATCGAGGGCCAACCCTTTGAGGGCTACTTTGCCAGTAATCCCGGCTTTGGCGATGAGCAGCCCGTGGTGCTGCTGATCCACGATTGGAATGGCATTGGCGATTATGAGCAGCGCCGGGTGGAGATGCTGGCTGAGCGGGGGTACGCGGCTTTCGCGGCGGACCTCTACGGTCAGGGCAATCGCCCCAGCAATGTAGAAGAATCTCAGGCGGAGAGCGGCAAGCTGTATAGCGATCGCGCCACCATGCGCCAACGGCTGATGGCCGGTCTCGAAACCGCCCAATCGATGGCGGGCGTTGATCCGGAGCGAGTGGTCGCCATCGGCTATTGCTTCGGCGGGGCGGCTGTCCTCGAAATGGCTCGCGCGGGCGCTGACATTGATGGCTTTGTCAGTTTCCACGGTGGGTTAGCGACGCCGGAAGGTCAGGATTACAGTGACGCCCAAGCGCCGATTTTGATTTTGCACGGGGGCAACGACCCGGTCGCCCCGATGTCGGAAGTCGCGGCGTTAGCCGATGAACTCAACGCGGCCAACGTACCCTACGACATGGAAATCTACGGCGGCGTGCTGCACTCCTTTACCGTCTGGGGGGCAGACGGCGGCTCTTCCCGTTATGATCCCCACGCTGATACCCAGTCTTGGGATGCTCTGCTGAGTTTCCTGACTCGCCAAGTGGGATAAGTCTTCGGGTTGCCAATCAAGGCGTTCCCCAGGGGACGGTTTCTTGCTCAAGGAACCGTCCCCTCTGTGATTGAGAGTTGATCTCTCAGGCGCAGCGATCGCACTCGACCTTTAGAAATCAGGATTGGATACAATCCAAGTTTTTTGTCGGGCAGCCATCTTGCCTGTTGTTGAACAGCCGAGACGGCTGTCCACACTCAATTAAATTCCTATTCCGAACCGACAGATCTCCACAGTTTCTCAGGGGACGGGTCCTGGTTTCTGGACAAGCACTGAGCCTAATGTACTAGACCAAAGGACCCGTCCCCTCAGCGTTTGCTTGAGCGATCGCCCACCACCACCTGCACCAGGGGACGAAACTGCTCGACCAGATCGGCTCGGTTCAGCAGCAGCGTGGGGAACGGACGCTTTTCGTAGTTCTCGCCGACGGTGAGGGGAAAGGGTGGTTTGTCGTCGAGGGAAATCCAGGTCGCTCCGGCAGCATGGACAATGGGCCAAATTCCCGCAATATCCCAGACTTTGGGCGTCGCTTCCACTGCGCCGATCGCATAGCCCGCCGCCACAATCAGCAGATTGTAAGTCGCCACCCCCAGCATCCGCACCTTGCAGGGAAAGGACTGCTTCAGCACGTCGGTGCTGCGGGCACACAGACTGAAGAATTGATTTTTGCCCGGATCATCAGGCCGCACCTGAATTGGCTTGTCATTGAGAAACGCCCCAATGGGCAGGTCAAGGCCGCTCGTTCCGGGCCAATAACCGTGAAACCGTTGGTTCAGTGTGGGCAGGTAGATGTAGCCGAAGACTGGCGTGCCGCGATAGAGCAATCCCAACGACACCGCCCAGAGGGGAATGCCCTGGGTGAAGTTGGTGGTGCCGTCAATGGGGTCAATAATCCAACACCAGTCGGTGTCTGGGAACACATGGGTCGTCTCTTCACTCAACACCCCATGGTCAGGAAAGGCGTCGTGGATTGCCGTGCGCAGCCGCTCGTCTGACCATTTATCAAACTCCGTGACGAGACTCCCGTCCGACTTTTCTTCCGCGTGGGCACCGCCGAATGCCGCCAGTAGCTTCGCGCCCACTTCAGTTGTGATGGTTTGCGAAAAGTCGAGAATCTGATCCCAAAATGCCTGCATTCACCTAGTCCAAGTCCATTTCCATGAGGGTGGCGATCGCCTTCCCCGATTCCGTTTTGAACTGCTGCACGTTGATGCGCGTCAGCAAGCCAAACGCGATGACCATGCCCACGGCCTGACAGGCAAACACTAGGGCAAACGCCAAAAAGGTACTGGGAAAGAGTTGCCGCCCCGTATCCAACAGCGCCCCGCCAAGCACGGTCGCGCTGGCTTGAGCCATGGCCTGTGACAGTCCCCAGGCACCGATAAACGTGCCCGCAGTTTCAGCGGCAGTAAAGTCCAGCATCAGGCTCACGGCGCTGTTGGTGAGAATGCCGGAGGCCAGGCCAAACAGCATCACCGCACTGCGCAACGTGGTCGGATTGGCCGTCACCCCGGACAAGATCACCAGAACAAAGCACACGGCTGAGAACAAGCAGCCCAGCATGGCGGTGCGTTGTTTGCCCAGTCGCGGCACAATCAGAAAGCCCGACAGGCCGATGCCCACCAAAATGCCGTAGCCCCAAAACTGGTTCAACCCGGCACTTTCGCCAATGCTGAGGCCAAAGACCTCGCGGGCATAGGGTTCCAGCACGGGCTGCTGCAAAAACAGGCTGATGGTCATCACCAGCAAAAACACGAAGAAAAAAGCCGTTTGCTTGGATGCCGTCAGGACCGCGATCGCCTGCCGCAGCGTTACCTGATCCTCGCGGCCCGCCAGGGATGATCGCGTCGCGTAGCGAGAATATTTTTTTTCAATGCCGAAGGTCGCGATGATGCCCAGCGCCACCACCGACAGCGGAAAAATAATGAACAGTCGCGTGATCGCCGATTGCAGGTCTTCGGCGGCCAGGTTTTCGAGCAGCACCTCGCCGACGATCGCCCCCGCGACAATGCCCACCATCAGCATGGCCCAGACAATGCCCACCAGTTGCGAGCGGTTGTCTTCGTCCGACACATCCACCAGCAGCGCGGCAAAGGGCGTCGAACTGGTGGCAATGCACAGCCCATACAGGGCAAACATGCCCGCCAGCAGCGTCATCCAGGCGGTGGTGACGGGTGTCCAGCCACTCGCAGCACTGGCCCCCAACTGCCACACCACCTGAATCGCCAGGAACAAACAAATCGCCTGCAAACACATGCCCAGCCACACATAGCCCGTGCGGTGATAGCCGCGAATCGGTTTGGAGTCGGACATTTGGCCCATCCACACCCGGGCGGGAGACACGAACTGATACATGGCGATCGCGCCCCCCGCCAGCACCGCCGGAATCTGCAATTCTGAAATCAACACCTGGTTCAAAATGCCGAGGGTCAGCAGGGACAATAGCCCCAATCCCATCTGGAACAAGCCCAACCGAAACATGGTGAACAGGTTGATACGCGGCGGCGAGGCCGTGGTTGAAAGGTCGGGGGAATGGGGAAGATCGCTAGTAGCCATGAGTCAGGGAAATAAAGGACGCGAAATCGCATCAAGCGGTCGGGGGAGTTTGGTTGGGGGGCTAACCTCACCGCCTGCGGCACCTCTCCTTCGCAAGGAGAGGTTTAGGGAGATGCCGGTTCCTTATACCAAAGAGAGGTTTAGGGAGATTCCGGTTGCCCTCGCCCAGGGGGAGTTTAAGTGGAACTCCGGTCCCTCTCCTTGTGAAGGAGAGGTTAGGTGAGGTTTTCCCAACCGCACATTACTCCGGAGGTCTAAAGAAACTCCGGTTCCTCTCCTTGGGAAGGAGAGGTTAGGTGAGGTTTTCCCGAAGATAAACCACTCCAGCCTTTCACCTGAATGGGGTTTAAACAGCAAAAACTGCCGCAGCCTCCCATCAGGGAAAACAACGACAGTAATAGCATAGGGCGTCATTGACGCAGATGCGATCGCTTACGCAGGCACCCGACTGAGTAACTTCACAATCGCCTGGGCAGTAGACGCCGAGGAGGGCGGATTTTGCCCGGTCACCAACAATCCATCCGTCACCACATGGGGCTGAAAGACATCGGCCTGGCTAAACTCGCCACCCAGTTCCCGCAGTCGCGTTTCCAGCTCAAAGGGCACCACCTGATCAAGCTGTACGGCTCGCTCTTCGGCATTGGTAAAGCCGGTCAGTTGTTTGCCTTGCAGAATGGACGTACCTTCGGGAGTCTGTGCCTTCACGAAGGCGGCTGGCCCGTGACACACAGCCCCAATCACTTTGTTCTGAGCGTAAAATTCTTCCACTAACTTGGCGGCGGCGTCGCTATTGGCGAGATCCCACATGGGGCCGTGGCCACCGGGAAAAAACAAAGCATCGGCTTCCCGCACATTGACCTGATCCAGGGTGATCGGATTGGCGAGCTTCGACTTAGCCGCGACATCATGCTTGAGGCGATGGGTCGCGTCTGTCAGATTCTCGGGTTCGCTGCTGCGGGGATCAATGGGGGGATGACCAGGTTCGGGCGCTGCAATGACCACCTCGGCTCCCGCATCGACAAAGGTGTAGTAGGGCGCGGCAAACTCTTCTAGCCAAAAGCCCGTCTTTTCGCCCGTGTCGCCTAGCTCACTGTGGGAGGTCAATACCATGACTATGCGCATAAAAAACTCCTGAATCTGTGTTGATCGATGATTGCGATCGCTTTTCACAGTAAAAGGCCGACAGGAGTGCCTGCGTCTATAAAAGGTATTGTTTTGAGGCCCTCCTACGGTTGCAATGAGGGAGCTCCGTCCACCGATGATGCTGATGTTTGCCGCCACTATTCAGTGGTCACTGCCGCTGTAAATCCACATCGGCTCCGTGTTGCCTGCTCGGGTAAAGCCACATTTTTCGTAAAAGGCGATCGCCTCACCATCGGCGACCAGCATGTGCATGTGCATATCGGCGTATCGCTGCTTCAGCCGTGCCATGATGCGTTGGCCGATGCCCTGCCCTTGATAGTCGGGATGCACCAACAGATGGGGATAGTAAACGACTAAAAACCCATCGGAAATCGCGTTGCCGATACCCACCAGGCGATCGCCCTCCCAGGCGGAAACGAGCCCGTGAGAATTGATGAGAGCTTGGTGCAAAGCTTGGGGCTTTTGGGCAGACGACCAGCCGTTGGCCTCATAAATTGGCAAAATTTGCTCAATGTCGATATCGCGGCGCTCTGAAACGTTAATCATCTTGAGACCCTATGTGGAAGGCGTTGCGGGGGGCGATCTCGCCTGCCCAGCCGCTAATATATTCGAAAGTAACTTCGCTGCAAGCCGTTTGAGGTCTGCCCATGACAAACGCGCAATCTAACGACGACATTGAAAGTCGCCTGACTCGCATCGAAAGTCTGTTGATGAATACGGCTGCTTTGGCTAATCGCAATGCCACCGATTTTGACCGCATGTTGGCCGCATTTGACACTATTCGCGAAACGTTGAGTAATGTGGCGGCGGTCACTCAAAGAAATGCTCTAGACATTGATGCGCTCACCCAAGATATTCGCCGCAATGCCGCTGATATTCGAGCGATGAGTCAGCGAGTGGACAGCTTAGCCGCTGCTGGCGAGCGTCATGATCGCATTTTGGATTACCTGCTACGTCGCGAAGCGGGAGACATCGACCCAGAATAGCTACTTGGGCCACAACATTGATGCACGTGCTAGAAACCCTTGTTTCGGCAATTCAAGCCCGCATCTTGGAATCGTTTAGGAATTTAGGACATATCTACGTGATGGCAAAGGGTAATCTTTCCACATAATCAGCAATCCATAAAAATGGGATTGAAAGTTATCGGAAGCCTTACAAAATAGGCGTTCTGATGACTTAGGGAATTTCTCGTATTATGTAGAATGTTCCTCTGCGGTAAGTATTTACATTGCCCAATGGATAGCCACTTTAATTTCGAATTCGGCCTCTTGTTTACAGATGTATCGACTGAGATGCATGCCAAGGAACATTCCTTCGGTGACTACATTTTGCGCCCGTCCACAGTTGACGAAATCAACAAGGCAATGCCGTACCTTCAGATGTGGTCACAGCGTCGAGGTATGGGCTCATGGCCCGTGCAATGTCATCCTGAGTGGCGATTGCAAGATGGTCGGTTTATGTCCCTCGTTTTTACTGGACAAGAGCCATCACGGATTTTCATGCCATCAATAAACTTGGCTTTTGCCATTTCAGACTCAGAAATGCGAGTTGGATACTTTCTTGACAGTGAAGGCGGGATATATCAGCCATTTCACAAGTTCTTGGGCTTTGGTGTTCAAAACGACCTTGGTGCGATATTTCCTTCGCGACCTGCTACGCAAACAGGTGACTTAGCTGATTTGGAGGATATATTGTCTCACTTTCAAACAAAATCGATAGACAAATTTGTGCTTGGCTCACTTGAACTTTTTTATTCTCTCGACCGTTTACCAGACCATGAGCCGATCAAAGTACTTGGTTACTTTACAGTCCTAGAATCTCTTCTTTCGCACGCGCCCGCAGACAACGATCGCGCAGATTCAATACGTCGTCAGCTAGAACGGAATCTCATACTGCTCGACAACCGTTTGAAGCCTATTGGTCAATCGCTAGGATTTGAAGACTTTGGTGGTATCGGGCCAAGGAAACTGATGGGGAAACTATACTCTTACCGCAGTGAGATTGCGCATGGTAGCCTGTCGGATTCATCCATTGAAACATTGCAAAAACTTCGGAATGATATTGATGATTTATGGTTCCACAACTGGCTGCGTAGGCTTGTCCGAAAAGTGCTTTATGCGACGATTCGCGAACCGGAGTTGGTACGTGATCTGAAATGACGGACGCGAAACAACAAACAACGCCTTAGAGCCGCAAAGCAGAGTGTGTTCAAATGAACGCAACTGTTCACACGAAAATGGTTTTTAAAGCGTGTCAGTCGTAACCAGAAAAGTGGGTTTTAGGTGGGGTTTTAGGTGGGTGAAAATTTAGGTCAGAAGACCGATTTTGGCCATATCTGAGTACGATTTGGCTTTTTCCGATCGCACCCAACCCTACCTCTCAAACTTCATTAGTGTTCTGCTTCAGAAACGTCAGCACTTCATCGCACCAATCGATCCAGTCTTGCTCATAGCGAATGCCGCGCCGCAGGGTGAGGTAGCGATATTGTTCCTGCCGAGGAGGATTGGGATGACTCTGATACCAACCCTCCTTCTCCTGATAAGACGTGAGTTGGGCCTGATGCATTTGCCGCCGCCGCTGCAACTCCTGAATTAAGCGATCGTTCGGCAAGTGGGCACCGCCTAACACCTTCACCAGCAAATCTTCGCGAATGGGGGTCGGCTCCGTCGGTTCTTGATACCAGCGGCGCAACTCTTGCGTACCCGCGTCGGTAATGGCGTAGATCTTTTTGTCCGGCTTGCCCGCCTGGGGCACCAGCTCAAACGACACCCAGCCCTTCTCCTCCATTTTTCCGAGTTCCCGATAGATCTGCTGTTGGCTCGCTTTCCAATAGCAGCTCACCGTTTCCTCAAACTGCTTGCTGAGGTCGTAGCCGCTCGCCGGATGCTCGCAGAGCACGGTCAGAATGGTGTGAACAAGGGCCATAGGGGATGCGGTTGACATACTCAATAAGTTGAGTATAAGCTCGAAGCGCATACACAACAAGTTGAACACAAACTTGTTGTTAAAAACTCCTTGGGTACTGCTATGGTGTCGCCGTCCAGAACGCTACCGTCCGCCCCTGCCACCCCCGATCGCCCGTCCCATTCCCCGGCGACACCCCGCTGGCGGCGCTATCGCTGGGGCTTAGTCCCTGGAGCGATCGCCCTGCTTGTCGGGGGCATTGCCCTTTACCGCATCGTCGGGCCAACGGATGCGCCCCCGGAGTTGACGGCGGCCCTCCCCGTCGAGGCCGTCACCGTCGATGCCGTGAGCGAGTACACCACCCAGCGCGAATACACCGGCGAACTCGTCGCGGGCCGCAGCAGCCAGCTTGGGTTTGAGCGGCCCGGCACCGTCGTGACCGTCTTAGTGGATGAGGGCGATCGCGTCGTCGCCGGACAACCCCTGGCGCGGCTCGACATTCGCACGTTGGCAGCGCAGCGGCAGCAGCTCGCCGCCCAACAAGCCGCCGCCCAGGCCCAACTGCAGGAATTAGAGGTCGGGCCGCGTCAGGAAGACATTGCCACCGCCCAGGCCACCGTCGCCGAAATTGAGCAGCAGTTGGCGTTGGCCACGTTGCAGCGCGATCGCCGCGCAGACCTCCATGCCCGAGGCGCGATTTCCCGCGAAGAGTTAGATCGCGAAGTCTTCAACACCAGTGCTCTGGAAAGCCGCCTCGCCCAAGCCCAGAGCCAGCTCCGCGAACTGCAAAACGGCACCCGTATTGAACAGTTAGCGGCGCAAACTGCCCAGGTGGATCAGGCCGCCGCCAGCCTGCGCCAAGTGGAAGTGGATCTCGACAAAAGCGTATTGCGCGCGCCCTTTGATGGCGTCGTCAGCGCCCGCTCCGTCGATGAAGGGGGAGTGGTCGCGGGTGGTCAAACCGTTTTGAGCCTGGTGGAAGCAGGACCGCTGGAAGCCAAGGTCGGCGTGCCGCCTGCCGTGGCCGACACCCTGCGCGAGGGGGAAACCGTGACGGTCACCGTCAGCGATCGCCCCTATTCCGCCACCATTACCGCCCTGCTGCCAGAACTCGATGCCACCAGCCGCACGGTTACCGTCGTGCTGCAAGTCGCCGCCGCTGACCTCACCGTGGGACAAACGGTGCGGCTGCGCCTGACGGCCACCCAACCCACTGAGGGCATTTGGCTGCCGACGACGGCCCTGGTGCCCAGTGAGCGCGGGCTCTGGTCGGTCTACGTGCTGACAGAGCCGGAAACCGAGTCACCGGACGAGGCCACCGATGTTTACAGCGTCAGTCGGCGCGATGTGGAAGTCGTCCATACCGAGGGCGATCGCGCCCTGGTGCGCGGCACGTTGCAGCCAGGGGAACCCACCATCACCTCGGGTGCCCACCGCATGGTGCCAGGACAGCTCGTGCAGTGGGCGCCTTAATTTGTGCAGTTCAGGAACTTTCGGGGCAATGCGGGTATCTCTAATGCTCATTCCCCACGGGGCGTCATCAGTGCCCCCTTTTGGCCAACGGAGGCAAACGCATGGAACGCATACTATTAGCGGTTTTGATTACCGGTTTAGCGATCGCGGGTGAACCGATTCACGGCAGGGCGCAGTCCCCCTCGCCCGACCTGTCCCCCGCCAATCCCCGCTACGACATTTATCTCAATTATCCCGATGGCCTGCGGTTTATCTATCCCGCAGGGTATCAAGTCGATGGCGCCACCCAATACACCCCGCCCTCACCAGAAGCCGCCCTGCAAGTCAGCCTCGACCTGTGGAAAGTCGCAGACTACTCCCCCTTTGGCATGATGTACAACGCGACCGCCCCGACCGAACCGCCGCCCCACATCAGCATTGACATTTGGCAAAATCCGGCGGGTCGGCCCCTGAGCGATTGGATGGAACTCGCCACCGCTCCCGGCACGGTGACCACGGTCGCGGGTCAGGGCGCGATCGCCTATACCGCCACCGGCCTGTACGAATCGGACGTAGTGCTCTTCACTCAGGCCAACGGCGACGTGGTAAAGCTGCAAGTCGAGTACAGCGACGCCAATGACCCCATGCGACAACACTTTCAAACCGTGGTCGAAAGTCTGACCTTTGACACCACCACTAGCGCAGTCATCGAGGTCGATTATCGACGGTTGCAAGACACCTTGAGAGACGGCGATTGGCAGGCCGCCAACCTGGAAACCATCGCGATTTTGATGCGCCTGGCGTCTAGCTACGACTACACCTATCCCCACATCGAAACTGACGATATCGCCGACCTGCCCTGTGCTGACCTGCAAACCATCAACACCCTCTGGAGTCGATATAGCGAGGGGCGCTATGGGCTGACGGCGCAGCAGGCCATCTGGCGATCGCTGCCCACCTCTGACCCCAGCCAACGAGCGGAACAGTACGGCGACCAACTGGGCTGGCGACTGACCGAACCCCCGACAGCGGATTTTTTGAGCAATTCTCTCTGGCGGTCTGACACCGAATTGCTCTATACCGCCGTTGCCCCAGTCGGTCAGTTTCCCTGGCCCGGCGTGCCCTCGCTCACCACCGATCGCATGCTCCAAAACAGCGGCCCGGCCTGCGGTAGCTGTAGCGTCGATGCCATGTACATTCAGAGCGATCGCTGGCCCGACTTTCTCAA is from Leptolyngbya iicbica LK and encodes:
- a CDS encoding dienelactone hydrolase family protein, giving the protein MLRKFALFCLAVAAIVGFTTLNAQAQIVGESVVYEIEGQPFEGYFASNPGFGDEQPVVLLIHDWNGIGDYEQRRVEMLAERGYAAFAADLYGQGNRPSNVEESQAESGKLYSDRATMRQRLMAGLETAQSMAGVDPERVVAIGYCFGGAAVLEMARAGADIDGFVSFHGGLATPEGQDYSDAQAPILILHGGNDPVAPMSEVAALADELNAANVPYDMEIYGGVLHSFTVWGADGGSSRYDPHADTQSWDALLSFLTRQVG
- a CDS encoding inositol monophosphatase family protein — encoded protein: MQAFWDQILDFSQTITTEVGAKLLAAFGGAHAEEKSDGSLVTEFDKWSDERLRTAIHDAFPDHGVLSEETTHVFPDTDWCWIIDPIDGTTNFTQGIPLWAVSLGLLYRGTPVFGYIYLPTLNQRFHGYWPGTSGLDLPIGAFLNDKPIQVRPDDPGKNQFFSLCARSTDVLKQSFPCKVRMLGVATYNLLIVAAGYAIGAVEATPKVWDIAGIWPIVHAAGATWISLDDKPPFPLTVGENYEKRPFPTLLLNRADLVEQFRPLVQVVVGDRSSKR
- a CDS encoding BCD family MFS transporter encodes the protein MATSDLPHSPDLSTTASPPRINLFTMFRLGLFQMGLGLLSLLTLGILNQVLISELQIPAVLAGGAIAMYQFVSPARVWMGQMSDSKPIRGYHRTGYVWLGMCLQAICLFLAIQVVWQLGASAASGWTPVTTAWMTLLAGMFALYGLCIATSSTPFAALLVDVSDEDNRSQLVGIVWAMLMVGIVAGAIVGEVLLENLAAEDLQSAITRLFIIFPLSVVALGIIATFGIEKKYSRYATRSSLAGREDQVTLRQAIAVLTASKQTAFFFVFLLVMTISLFLQQPVLEPYAREVFGLSIGESAGLNQFWGYGILVGIGLSGFLIVPRLGKQRTAMLGCLFSAVCFVLVILSGVTANPTTLRSAVMLFGLASGILTNSAVSLMLDFTAAETAGTFIGAWGLSQAMAQASATVLGGALLDTGRQLFPSTFLAFALVFACQAVGMVIAFGLLTRINVQQFKTESGKAIATLMEMDLD
- a CDS encoding type 1 glutamine amidotransferase domain-containing protein: MRIVMVLTSHSELGDTGEKTGFWLEEFAAPYYTFVDAGAEVVIAAPEPGHPPIDPRSSEPENLTDATHRLKHDVAAKSKLANPITLDQVNVREADALFFPGGHGPMWDLANSDAAAKLVEEFYAQNKVIGAVCHGPAAFVKAQTPEGTSILQGKQLTGFTNAEERAVQLDQVVPFELETRLRELGGEFSQADVFQPHVVTDGLLVTGQNPPSSASTAQAIVKLLSRVPA
- a CDS encoding GNAT family N-acetyltransferase yields the protein MINVSERRDIDIEQILPIYEANGWSSAQKPQALHQALINSHGLVSAWEGDRLVGIGNAISDGFLVVYYPHLLVHPDYQGQGIGQRIMARLKQRYADMHMHMLVADGEAIAFYEKCGFTRAGNTEPMWIYSGSDH
- a CDS encoding HEPN domain-containing protein → MDSHFNFEFGLLFTDVSTEMHAKEHSFGDYILRPSTVDEINKAMPYLQMWSQRRGMGSWPVQCHPEWRLQDGRFMSLVFTGQEPSRIFMPSINLAFAISDSEMRVGYFLDSEGGIYQPFHKFLGFGVQNDLGAIFPSRPATQTGDLADLEDILSHFQTKSIDKFVLGSLELFYSLDRLPDHEPIKVLGYFTVLESLLSHAPADNDRADSIRRQLERNLILLDNRLKPIGQSLGFEDFGGIGPRKLMGKLYSYRSEIAHGSLSDSSIETLQKLRNDIDDLWFHNWLRRLVRKVLYATIREPELVRDLK
- a CDS encoding PadR family transcriptional regulator, which codes for MALVHTILTVLCEHPASGYDLSKQFEETVSCYWKASQQQIYRELGKMEEKGWVSFELVPQAGKPDKKIYAITDAGTQELRRWYQEPTEPTPIREDLLVKVLGGAHLPNDRLIQELQRRRQMHQAQLTSYQEKEGWYQSHPNPPRQEQYRYLTLRRGIRYEQDWIDWCDEVLTFLKQNTNEV
- a CDS encoding efflux RND transporter periplasmic adaptor subunit, producing the protein MVSPSRTLPSAPATPDRPSHSPATPRWRRYRWGLVPGAIALLVGGIALYRIVGPTDAPPELTAALPVEAVTVDAVSEYTTQREYTGELVAGRSSQLGFERPGTVVTVLVDEGDRVVAGQPLARLDIRTLAAQRQQLAAQQAAAQAQLQELEVGPRQEDIATAQATVAEIEQQLALATLQRDRRADLHARGAISREELDREVFNTSALESRLAQAQSQLRELQNGTRIEQLAAQTAQVDQAAASLRQVEVDLDKSVLRAPFDGVVSARSVDEGGVVAGGQTVLSLVEAGPLEAKVGVPPAVADTLREGETVTVTVSDRPYSATITALLPELDATSRTVTVVLQVAAADLTVGQTVRLRLTATQPTEGIWLPTTALVPSERGLWSVYVLTEPETESPDEATDVYSVSRRDVEVVHTEGDRALVRGTLQPGEPTITSGAHRMVPGQLVQWAP
- a CDS encoding GUN4 domain-containing protein is translated as MERILLAVLITGLAIAGEPIHGRAQSPSPDLSPANPRYDIYLNYPDGLRFIYPAGYQVDGATQYTPPSPEAALQVSLDLWKVADYSPFGMMYNATAPTEPPPHISIDIWQNPAGRPLSDWMELATAPGTVTTVAGQGAIAYTATGLYESDVVLFTQANGDVVKLQVEYSDANDPMRQHFQTVVESLTFDTTTSAVIEVDYRRLQDTLRDGDWQAANLETIAILMRLASSYDYTYPHIETDDIADLPCADLQTINTLWSRYSEGRYGLTAQQAIWRSLPTSDPSQRAEQYGDQLGWRLTEPPTADFLSNSLWRSDTELLYTAVAPVGQFPWPGVPSLTTDRMLQNSGPACGSCSVDAMYIQSDRWPDFLNAFMTRVDDCLCAGDTTAPKTL